The Aspergillus flavus chromosome 2, complete sequence region GCCGTGCCTAAAAGCTTATCAGCCATGGCATTTCGCGATGGTGCGCGACCTTATGCAGGGCATAATATGTCACGTGCACACTTATCTTTTCCGATAACAATCTGCCAGGCTTGCGCTTCCCGATGTCGCTAACACAACCTGTTATTAGACCCGCAATGAATCCTTTTGTTCAACGGTCTCAGGCAGCCTGGCACCGGGTAGGCCTTGTTTCTGAATTTCCCGACCTCCAGTTGGACAATGACTGCTCTCCGATTGCCCCAAGTTGCAAAGCATTCAACATCCCCAAGACAAACATCGGCCCTCCGGTTGAAGCAGACATTGACCTACCAGGGGACTTGAAGGAGCAAGTACTTATTTTCAAATATAAAGGCAAGATTCATGCCATTGACCATGTAAGTGAGTCAGAGACATGATTCTTAGCTCTAACTGACCCTTTCCAGCAATGTCCTCATTCGTCATTCCCACTTTCACAAGGCAGCCTCTTTGACATTGAAGACTTTGGCATCACCCTCAGTGCAGGACTGACATGTCCCAAACACGGCTGGTCCTTTGATATCTTCTCTGGACAAGCAGACCGTGGCAACTACAAGCTGAAGCTGTGGGAAGTGCAACTTCGTGACCCCCAAGCTAAGGATGAGTCTGCAGACAGCACCGATCAGGAGGTCTGGGTGAGGCGGAAGCAGCGAATCGGCTAAAACGACGACTTTATTCGCTTTCGTGACTTTCCATGTTCAACAACTGCGAAAAAGCAGTTTCACTCCCAAAGCGGATCGACCTTGAGCTGGAGAGAATATTCCACTTTCCGTATTTCTCCTGGTCCAGCGCGAGTCTGATAATCAGCTCCCTTATTGGCCCCCAGATAAGGGGTCTGGAGAAAGGCGTTGAAGAGGAATGTCAACTGGAACGTGCATATGTACGGTGATGGGTGACTATCGGTATGGTGAATTTCTCGGAATCCACAATCTCGTTCGGGCCACTCTAGGTAGTTACGCTTGAAAGGAACGGGCCGAGGATTATTTCCACTAGTCTGACGGCAATATTGGTCTCGGCGGCGGATTCTTCGACATCAGCCGTTATAGGTTTTGGCGAGGGAACTGTAATACTAGCACACAGCTCGCGCAATGCAAGGGCCCTCCACAGAACGACTCCTACAAATGATGTACAGAAGCTAGGAATGAAGGGCTCTCTGGTTAAAAGTAATTATGGATTTTGTTAATTTCGTTATCTCCAGTTTTCATTTAATACTCCTCCTAAGCCCTGATCTAGTCTATGATATATGAAAAAGACCAGTATAATTCATACTAAAGATCTAAAttaaagtatttatattatgACCTTGCAACAGTTGTGTATACCCAGACGCAAAAACTATACCTTCATCCACAGCTTTCCTTTGGCCAAATGCATCCTGGCAATAATGTAGAAAATGGTCCCCATTACCAACATTGTCCCCGTAAAGACCTGCAGTTTCCAGTAACTCCCCCCTGCAGCCGAGATGAGAGCGCCTCCAATAGGGCTACCTGTCAATGCGGCCACGGACATGCAAGCATACATCGTACCCGATCGGGTTCCAATCTCCCGTATATCGGAAATCTGGGCCACCAGAGCCGGGCTGATCGCTGTGTAGGTGCCAGAGCTTAGACCGAAGAGAGCAGCAAATGCAATTGCCGTCGCTTGATCTTGTCCAGGGAGCCACAGAGCCAAAACGAAAATACTGGACAAACATGCAGCACAAAGAGAGACATTATAGTTGCCTAGCTTGTCCGCTGCATATCCGGGAAGAATGCGGCCGATACCACTATCATTGCCTGGTTAGCCGGTTTCTTATCCATGGGGCTGATAGAAATGCTGAGtgatatgtacatacctcGCTGCATTGAAAATCGGTACTAAATACCCGGCAAGTTCAACTGACATTCCCCTATATTTGCCGTAGGTCACCATGAATGTGATTGGGATGAACATGCCCATCGAATAGAAGAAACTGGCAAGTGCTGTTaaaagaaatggaagatCCTTGAAAGGCCGGATAAATGCCATTATACCAATGTTTTTTGGTTGCGAAGGTAGCCTTGGCCTCACGGTGAGATTTGTGACGATTAATAGCGCCAACATTAGAAACGCACATGTTCGCATGGTCCACGCGAAACCTATCTGAGGCATCAAGCGATCTACTAGGATAGGTAGAACCACTCCACCGAGGCTCGATCCGCTGGCAACTATACCCATGACCAGGGCACGCTTCTTCATGAACCATGTTGTGACACAGGTGAAGCAAGGATACATGACCATGCCCGCGCCAATGGGACTGCAAATAGCTTGGGCAAGGATAAACTGGTAGTACTGGGATGAAATGGACGTCATCATGAGACCGAATACATGCAGGAAGGCCCCTATCAAGAGGAGGTAACGCGGCCCAAAATTGTCATACAGCCTTCCAACCACAGGTCCCTACATTTGGGAGTGTTAGTGTCATCTGAGAAGTCTAAGGATTCGGTGTTTAATCTTATCCGTTAGCCTCTCACTCACAGTAATAAAAATCATGAACATCGATGTTGCAGGGATCCACGACACTATACTTGGGGATTTTGACTGTAACTGATGAGTCTCATAATAGGCTTGAAACACGCCGACACCTGTGAGATGAAGGGttaatcttttctctctcccccggGGACTTGCTTTGGTTCATACAATTCGTCCAGCCGAAACTAATaagaaggccgaagaagGCCCCCAAAACCACTAGCCAAGCCCGTAAGCCCCCGTCAGGAAATTCCTGAGGTTCGTTTACTTTAGCTGATTCAAAGGTCGGTCGTTTCTCTCCCGC contains the following coding sequences:
- a CDS encoding monocarboxylate transporter (monocarboxylate permease, putative), whose protein sequence is MDDTHHSTGASQNAGEKRPTFESAKVNEPQEFPDGGLRAWLVVLGAFFGLLISFGWTNCVGVFQAYYETHQLQSKSPSIVSWIPATSMFMIFITGPVVGRLYDNFGPRYLLLIGAFLHVFGLMMTSISSQYYQFILAQAICSPIGAGMVMYPCFTCVTTWFMKKRALVMGIVASGSSLGGVVLPILVDRLMPQIGFAWTMRTCAFLMLALLIVTNLTVRPRLPSQPKNIGIMAFIRPFKDLPFLLTALASFFYSMGMFIPITFMVTYGKYRGMSVELAGYLVPIFNAASGIGRILPGYAADKLGNYNVSLCAACLSSIFVLALWLPGQDQATAIAFAALFGLSSGTYTAISPALVAQISDIREIGTRSGTMYACMSVAALTGSPIGGALISAAGGSYWKLQVFTGTMLVMGTIFYIIARMHLAKGKLWMKV